One stretch of Eggerthella lenta DSM 2243 DNA includes these proteins:
- a CDS encoding RNA polymerase sigma factor, protein MTAENDAQPDRTEAFMARAMADWGDAVYRLALSQTRSKADAEDVYQDVFMRLYGDATEFTSSEHLKAWLLRVTINRCRDLAKSNWNRHTVAFDPVRDDIAELVRDPRDADVWDAVGQLPDNLRSSVHLHYVEGYTTDEIARMLHSQPATVRTWLSRARARVKDLLTRESERTGAHAALPSVVPDPRTHRDQRKEVPHD, encoded by the coding sequence ATGACCGCAGAGAACGACGCGCAGCCGGATCGCACGGAGGCCTTCATGGCGCGCGCCATGGCCGATTGGGGCGATGCCGTGTACCGCCTGGCGCTGAGCCAAACGCGCTCGAAGGCCGATGCCGAGGACGTGTACCAGGACGTGTTCATGCGGCTGTACGGCGACGCCACCGAGTTCACCAGCTCCGAGCACCTCAAGGCGTGGCTGCTGCGCGTGACCATCAACCGCTGCCGCGACCTGGCGAAATCGAACTGGAACCGCCACACCGTGGCGTTCGATCCCGTACGAGACGACATCGCCGAGCTCGTGCGCGACCCGCGCGACGCCGACGTCTGGGACGCGGTGGGCCAGCTGCCCGACAACCTGCGCTCGTCCGTGCACCTGCACTACGTCGAGGGCTACACCACCGACGAGATCGCCCGCATGCTGCACAGCCAGCCCGCCACTGTGCGCACCTGGCTGTCCCGCGCCCGCGCGCGGGTGAAAGACCTGTTGACGCGCGAAAGCGAGCGGACGGGAGCGCATGCCGCGCTTCCGTCCGTCGTACCCGACCCTCGCACGCACCGCGACCAGCGAAAGGAGGTGCCCCATGACTGA